Within the Haloplanus sp. GDY1 genome, the region AGTGCTACGGCACCCTTCGCCGACAGCGATGGGGTCTAGGCGGATTAACTGACGGCCGTATTGCGGCACTCGCTACGACTACTGGCGATCAACGGTGGAGCAAACAGATCGCCACCTCTGAGGAGTATTGTCCGGACATTCAGGGCACACCAACTGTCGCCGACGGCCGCCTGTATGTCTCGGGAATCACCGAGGGACTCGTCGCCGCCGATACCGCCGATGGTAATGTGCTGTGGCGGACGACCGTGGTCGACGAAGACTACGGGAACACGATCCCCTCACCAGCGGTCACCGCCGAGACGGCGTACGTGAATACCCAGCACGGTGGCCTCGTCGAAATGGA harbors:
- a CDS encoding PQQ-binding-like beta-propeller repeat protein, encoding MDAPAYTLDGTQQWCTGIKGECYGTLRRQRWGLGGLTDGRIAALATTTGDQRWSKQIATSEEYCPDIQGTPTVADGRLYVSGITEGLVAADTADGNVLWRTTVVDEDYGNTIPSPAVTAETAYVNTQHGGLVEMDIADGLIRWRSVENGDNQPSAAGDVV